DNA from Geobacter sulfurreducens PCA:
ACGCTCACCATTACTTCCAATGATCCGGTTACTCCGCTGGTCTCTGTCGGTGCGACCGGGACGGCTGCGAATCCGTTCTTCATTACGGCTTCCGTTGATCCTGCCTCGCCGGTCGGCAGCGGCACCATCTCACCGGCGGGAGTACAGGCGGTCGCCGCCGGGGGAGGGGCCACCTATACGATCACGGCCGCCAGCGGCTACGCCATCGTGGACGTGATCGTGAACGGCGTTTCCCGGGGACCCATCGGCTCGTACACCTTTGTCAATGTCCAGCAGGACCAGTCCATCATCGCCCTGTTCGCCGCATCCGTGACGATCAGCGCTTCCTCGGGACCCGGGGGGATCATCAGCCCCACCGGCACCGTCAGCCTGCCGCTGGGTGGAAGCCAGAAGTTCACGATCACGCCGAACCCGGGCTATGCCATTGCCGGCGTGAACGTCATCGAGATGGTTGAGCAACTGGATGTGAACGGCAACGGTACCGGCATCTTCAATCCGGTCCCCCGGGCGCTGGGCCCGGTCTCGTCCTTCACGTTCTTTTCGGTGCGCGCCAACGGTTCGAGCATTTCAGCAACATTCGTCCCCCGCGAACTCCATGAGTGGAGCTGGCAGAATCCGAAGCCCCAGGGACAGGCCATCAGTCGCATTGCCACGGACGGCAACGGCACCTACGTGGCAGTGGGCGAATTCGGCACCATCCTCACCTCCACCGACAGTGTCAACTGGACCGTGCGGACTTTCGGCTCGGTCAACCTCAACAGCGTTGCCTATGGCGGCAACCATACCTTCGTGGCCGTGGGCAGCTACGGCAGGATCCTGCTCTCCACCGACGACGGGGCCACCTGGACGGTCCAGAGCTCGGGGGTGACGGCCAGCCTCAGGGGAGTCGCCCACAGCGGGACGGTCTTCGCCGCGGTCGGTGTTACGGAAAACAACCCCAATTTCCCCTATGAACCGCGAACCGCCATCCTGACCTCGCCGGACGGCGTGACCTGGACGTCGCGCTTCCTTGATCAGCCGTTCAACGGCACCCTGAATCTGTTCGACGTGGCCTACGGCGGCGGCAGGTTCGTTGCCGTGGGCATGGAAGGGCACGTGGTCATCTCCGAGGACAATGGCGGCAGCTGGACCGCGCTGCCTTCCGACCCGGTGACGCGTCCCACCAATCTCAACGGCGTGGCCTTCGGCGCCGGAACGTTCGTTGCCGCGGGAGACTTCGGCCAGATCGTCACCTCGACCGATGGATCCAACTGGGTGAACCGGCCGCTGATGTCGGTGGCCGAGCTGAAAGGGGTCGGCTTCGGCACCATCTCCGACCCGCTCTTCGCGGGCAACCTGCTTCAGGTCTTTACGGTGGTTGGAACCGACGGCGAAATTCTCACCTCGGAAGATGCCGGCACCACCTGGACGTTCCGTACCTCCGGCCTTGCGGCCGGTGGAGCCGGTCCGATGCTCCAGGCGGCCATGGTGGGACTCAACAGGGGAGTCACTCCCTTCGTGCCCACGGTCATTGTCGCCGGCAGCGAAGGTAACTTGCTCGCGTCGTCCGACACGATTGACTGGACGAATCTGTTCACCACCATCACCCGTTACCCCCTGCGTTCCATTGCCTGGGGCAACGGCACCTTTGTTGCCGTGGGCGACGGAGACCCCGGCACCACGCTGCATCCACCGATTTCCGCGCCCACGGTCCTTACCTCCACCAACACGGGCCTTACCTGGACCAGGCGCTACCTCAGTCCGGGCCACAACATCCGCGGCATCGCATACGGCAACGGCGTATTCGTAGCCGTTGGCGCCAGCGGCTACGACCTGGACCAGAACGCCAGCCGTCAGGCCATCATCCTGACCTCCACCAACGGCATCACCTGGACCCCCAGGAACTCCGGCACCTTCCTCAATCTCAATGCCGTCACCTTCGCCAACGGCAGATTCGTGGCGGTCAGCGACTACAACGCCACCGGCGACGTGGCCGATGAGGGCGCCCTGATTCTGGTCTCCACCAACGGTATCACCTGGAACACGATCAGGAAGATCACCAGCACGGCCGGAAACCTGCGCAGCGTGATCGCCGGGACCAACGGCACCACGCCGGCGTTAGTAGCGGTGGGCGACTTCGGGACGGTCCTGAGGTCGATCGATAACGGACAGAACTGGACCGAGGTCACCAGCGGCACCATCAATTTTGCCGAGCTGAACGGGATTGCATTCAACAACACGTCCAACACCTATGCGGCTATCGGTATCACCAGCGAGGTGTTTACCTCCACTGATAACGGTGCCACCTGGAGCATGAGGTCCCTGCCGGTAGACGATACCCTGCTGGTCAGGATGGAGGGGATCACCTACGCCTACGGCTCGTTCGTGGCGGTGGGCAACGACAACCACATCCTCACTTCGCCCGACGGTGCCAGCTGGACCATCAATATTGGCGCGGAATACATCAACAGCAGCCTCTACGGCGTGGCAGCCGGCAACGGCAGCTACATCGCGGTGGGGAGCGACGGGACGATCCTGCAGTCCAACCGCTTGCTCGACAATCCGCCGATCATCGGCGTAGACCCCACCAGCCTGACATTCGACATCACCCCCGAGGGTACCCTGTCCGCGGGCCAGGTCATCACCATCAGCAACCTGGGGATCAATGATCTGACCATCGGCGCTCTTGGCTTCGACGGCTCGGACGCAGGTGAGTTCACCGTCAGCGAGGATTTCTGCTCTCAGGCCGTCATTCCGGCCACCGGCAGCTGCACCGTTGTCGTCACCTTCGCGCCGACCGGGGCAGGCGTCAAGTCCGCCGAACTGAAGATCCCGTCCAACGATCCGGACAGCAACGATATCGAGGTGCCCGTGAGCGGAACGGCCATTCCCCGTTACCTCCTGACGGTGACCAACGCCGGCAACGGCACCGGCAGCATCGCCAGCAGTCCGGCGGGAATCAGCATTACGAACAGCGCCGCCGGAGCGAACAGTTCGGCGCTGTTCGTGGTCGATACGGCAGTGACCCTGACCGCGACTCCTGCCGTCGGCTCCATCTTCGAGGGCTGGTCCGGCGCCGGGGCCGGGGCGTGCAGCGGCACAACCACCCCCTGCACCCTGACCATGTCCCAGGCCCGGAACGTGACGGCCACCTTCACCCGGAAGTTCATCATCACCGCCACGGCCGGCGCCAACGGCAGCATATCGCCGGCGGGCCAGGTCCTGGTGAATCCCGGTGCGAACCAGGCGTTCACCATCACCCCGGCACCGGGCTACAGCGTTTTCGGCGTACTGGTCAACGGACTGTCGGTGGGGGCCGTCACGAGTCACACCTTCACCGCCGTCAATGCCGACCAGACGATCAGCGCCACCTTCACCGGGGTGCCGCCGGTCAGGCTGACGCTCCAGTCCGGCAACAACGTCTTTTCGACCATCGGCCAGGCGGTTGCCGCGACGCCGGTCAATACGGCCGCGACCATCGATGCCCAGGCAGTCCAGACCGCCGACAACGGTTTGACGTTAAACAGGGGGATCACGCTCACCTTCAGGGGGGGATATGGCGCCGGCTTCTCGGGCATTGTGGGCATGACCACGGTCACGGGGCCGGTCACCGTGACCAATGGCTCCCTGACCGTATCCGATATGGTGATCAAATGAGTTTCGAGGCAAGAGGAGAGCAACCCATGCGCACACGGATCAAGCCCGGCCGGATTGCCGGTTTCCTTGCTCAAATGATGCTCCTGCTGGCGCCGACGGTGTCGCTGGCCGAGGTCTGCGCCAACACCATCCAGGCCGACGTGGTCGCCATCGACCAGCAGATCGTCCATAACCGGCTTGGGGCCTTCAACCCCATCTCCATGATCTTCGCCCTGCGTCAGGATGTGGTAAATGCGGCGAACGGCCTGACCGAAGCAGAGGGGGGAATTCTCACCCCGGGCAATGTGCGGCTGCGCGACGACAAGCGACCGCGTCCCCTCGTCCTCCGGGTGAACGAGGGCGATTGCCTCCGGATCAGCTTCCAGAACCTGCTCGCTCCCACACCCCTTGTTCTCCCGCCCGATGCGGCCGGCGAATTCGCCGGTCAGCCGGCCACCCGTCACGTGGGCATGGCGATCATGGGGGTATCCTTCGCCGACATGGTCTCCTCAGGTGTCAATGTCGGTAACAACCCGGTGTCCGGCTACGCGGCTCCCGGCGAGACCAAAGTGTATCTCGTTCGGGGAGAGCACGAGGGTGGGTACCACATCAACAGCATCGCCGACAACGTGAGCGGCGAGGGGATCCAGGGCCAGACCTCCTTCGGCCTGTTCGGCGCACTCAACGTACAGAAGAAGGGGGCCGTCTGGTACCGCAACCAGACCACGAATGCGGAACTGCTCATGGCCACTACTGGGCTTACCCCCAGCGGGCATCCGATCATCGATTACGACGCGGTCTACCCCGTCGGACACCGCTACGCCGGGCAGCCGATCCTGCGCATCCTCGACCCGGTGACCAACAAGATCGTTCATAACGAGGTCAATGCCATCATCACCGGACCCAACGGCGGCGATTTTCCCGCCGGCACCTACCAGCGCAACCCGACTTATCCCGATCGCGACCGGGCATTCCGGGAGTTCACGGTCATGTTCCACGACGAGGTGGAGACCGTGCAGCCGTTCCCGATCTTCATCGATCCCCAGTTCAAGTTCACCCTCGGCGGCGTCAAGGATGGCTTCATGATCAACTACGGTTCGGCCGCCGTCGGTACCGAGGTCGTGGCCAACCGCTCCGGGGTCGGTCCCACCTGGGACTGCGCCGAGTGCAAGTTCGAGGAATTTTTCCTCTCCTCGTGGGCGGTGAGCGATCCGGCCCTGCTGGTGGATGTGCCCGCCAACACCACGGACGTTAACGGTAACCTGATCGTGGGACCCAAGGCCACCAAGGCTCTCTATCCCGATGATCCGTCCAATGTCTTCCACGCCTATATCAACGACCGGGCCAAGATCCGCAACCTGCACTTCGGCAAGGAATTCCACGTCTTTCACCTCCACGCCCAGCAGTGGCTCTTCAGCCCGGACGACGACGGCAGCAACTACCTTGACGCCCAGGGCATCGGCCCGGGTGGCTCCTACACCTACGAGATCGCCTACAACTCGGGCAACCGGAACAAGATCGTGGGCGACACCATCTTCCACTGCCACTTTTACCCCCACTTTGCCCAAGGGATGTGGGCGCTGTACCGCCTGCATGACGTGTTCGAGGCCGGGACCCAGCTCGATGCCAACGGGCTGCCGATCGCCACTGCCCGCGCCCTTCCGGACGGCGAGATCGCGGCGGGGACCCCGATTCCCGCGGTCGTTCCCATCCCGACCCTGCCCATGGCGCCCATCCCCGGC
Protein-coding regions in this window:
- a CDS encoding choice-of-anchor D domain-containing protein encodes the protein MNVTTLWGGWFKALLAAAFILATLGAPAAGWSAVPHVAAGGNHVLTLRSDGTLWAAGSNQFGQLGDGTGINRTSPVQVPGTWKTVAAGTTHSLGIKADGSLWAWGSNLFGQLGQPLVNGQLATNKFSPIRIGTGNDWVAVSAGELTSFGLKGDGTLWSWGNNLFGELGDGTTVSRPQPVQVVADPLSNGRYVAVAAGGEHALALQADGTLWAWGANLTGQLGTGGTGILPNPTPLKIGTDRDWTAISAGEMHSVALKADGSLWSWGQNLFGELGNGVALPGANVTTPTRVGTGSDWVAIAAGALHTVALHRNGTVSAWGNNAQGAVGDGTVANRSTPTLIVAPVTLVNNVAIAAGTGVSFSVLANGTVFGWGGNGAGQLGNGTFGAVTAPTVLSAGASAWLGVEPGGAFSLGLRSNGTLWAWGGNASGQLGDGTTTPSAIPVPVVGGAGNWRTTATGTAHSVAVRADGTLWAWGDNSSGQLGIGSTVAASTPQQITVTNPASAGNDWTAVAGGGAHSLGLKADGTLWSWGDNTFGQLGDGTGTSNRTTPVQIVTGNPGNFDRNWVAVAAGGVFSLALQADGTIWTWGDNSLLQLGTDPAMLTPATQRNVPAQLAVASPPSTAFNSSWVAIAAGQDHGLSLQADGTLWAWGANSVGQLGNGVTTATFTPVQVINAEGVPYVSLAAGTSHSLAGRSDGTLWAWGNNTSGQLGTGPHPGDADPLNPQPHTVPARILTSNPVSAADDWLVATAGGSHSAALKSNGTLWTWGQNTSGQLGNGTTTEADIPTALLEPRISVSPASLAFGPAPIGIPPSPTRTLTITNLGSAPLSAAIASNNAAFTVNPAACNNLPPAGFCEITVTFVPALPVGVKSATLTITSNDPVTPLVSVGATGTAANPFFITASVDPASPVGSGTISPAGVQAVAAGGGATYTITAASGYAIVDVIVNGVSRGPIGSYTFVNVQQDQSIIALFAASVTISASSGPGGIISPTGTVSLPLGGSQKFTITPNPGYAIAGVNVIEMVEQLDVNGNGTGIFNPVPRALGPVSSFTFFSVRANGSSISATFVPRELHEWSWQNPKPQGQAISRIATDGNGTYVAVGEFGTILTSTDSVNWTVRTFGSVNLNSVAYGGNHTFVAVGSYGRILLSTDDGATWTVQSSGVTASLRGVAHSGTVFAAVGVTENNPNFPYEPRTAILTSPDGVTWTSRFLDQPFNGTLNLFDVAYGGGRFVAVGMEGHVVISEDNGGSWTALPSDPVTRPTNLNGVAFGAGTFVAAGDFGQIVTSTDGSNWVNRPLMSVAELKGVGFGTISDPLFAGNLLQVFTVVGTDGEILTSEDAGTTWTFRTSGLAAGGAGPMLQAAMVGLNRGVTPFVPTVIVAGSEGNLLASSDTIDWTNLFTTITRYPLRSIAWGNGTFVAVGDGDPGTTLHPPISAPTVLTSTNTGLTWTRRYLSPGHNIRGIAYGNGVFVAVGASGYDLDQNASRQAIILTSTNGITWTPRNSGTFLNLNAVTFANGRFVAVSDYNATGDVADEGALILVSTNGITWNTIRKITSTAGNLRSVIAGTNGTTPALVAVGDFGTVLRSIDNGQNWTEVTSGTINFAELNGIAFNNTSNTYAAIGITSEVFTSTDNGATWSMRSLPVDDTLLVRMEGITYAYGSFVAVGNDNHILTSPDGASWTINIGAEYINSSLYGVAAGNGSYIAVGSDGTILQSNRLLDNPPIIGVDPTSLTFDITPEGTLSAGQVITISNLGINDLTIGALGFDGSDAGEFTVSEDFCSQAVIPATGSCTVVVTFAPTGAGVKSAELKIPSNDPDSNDIEVPVSGTAIPRYLLTVTNAGNGTGSIASSPAGISITNSAAGANSSALFVVDTAVTLTATPAVGSIFEGWSGAGAGACSGTTTPCTLTMSQARNVTATFTRKFIITATAGANGSISPAGQVLVNPGANQAFTITPAPGYSVFGVLVNGLSVGAVTSHTFTAVNADQTISATFTGVPPVRLTLQSGNNVFSTIGQAVAATPVNTAATIDAQAVQTADNGLTLNRGITLTFRGGYGAGFSGIVGMTTVTGPVTVTNGSLTVSDMVIK